Proteins encoded within one genomic window of Solea senegalensis isolate Sse05_10M linkage group LG11, IFAPA_SoseM_1, whole genome shotgun sequence:
- the LOC122777032 gene encoding dnaJ homolog subfamily C member 5-like, with protein MDHQRQRTLSTSGESLYAVLGVDKNATTEDIKKCYRKLALKFHPDKNPDNPDAAEKFKEINNAHSILADTTKKNIYDKYGSLGLYVAEQFGEENVNTYFVLSSWWAKALFVFCCLATGCYFCCCLCCCCNCCCGKCKPRPPMDQDPEFYVSPEDLEAQMTADERDGEPIVLQPSSATETTQLTADAHHSYRTEAY; from the exons ATGGACCATCAGAGACAGAGAACTCTCTCCACATCAGGAGAATCACTTTACGCTGTGCTGGGAGTCGACAAGAACGCTACTACAGAGGACATCAAGAAATGTTACAG GAAACTGGCATTGAAGTTTCACCCAGATAAGAACCCAGACAACCCAGACGCAGCCGAGAAGTTTAAGGAAATCAACAACGCTCACTCTATACTGGCTGACACTACCAAGAAGAACATCTATGATAAATATGGCTCGCTGGGACTGTACGTCGCAGAACAGTTTGGAGAGGAGAACGTCAACACCTACTTTGTTCTGTCCAGCTGGTGGGCAAAG GCCTTGTTTGTGTTCTGCTGCCTGGCCACAGGTTGTTATTTCTGCTGTTgcctgtgttgctgctgtaactgtTGTTGTGGTAAATGTAAACCTCGGCCACCCATGGACCAGGATCCTGAGTTCTATGTCTCGCCTGAAGACCTGGAGGCCCAGATGACCGCTGACGAAAGAG ATGGTGAACCAATTGTGTTGCAGCCATCCTCAGCCACAGAAACCACCCAGCTCACTGCTGATGCCCACCACAGCTACAGGACCGAGGCATACTAA